The Streptococcus sanguinis genome contains the following window.
TTTCTGTCTGGCTCTGGCAACCATCATAGGATGGGGACTGTCCTTTCTTCTGAGTGCTCCTTTTAAAAAACAGATGGTATTGTCTATGGGGCAAAGCCCGACGCCCTTCTATAGCTATCTTTTGGAAATGCTAGTGGCTCTGTTGCTCTGTCTCTTAGTCTTCTGGCTGACTGCCCGGCCTCTCAGCTCCTTTAAGAAAATGACGCCCGGCCAAGCTTTAAGATTAGCTTCTTCCAACAGTCTGACCGAGACTCGTTCTACTCCCAAAATGGGCTTACCGCCTATTCCCTTTTTAGACAGAGCCTATTTCGCTCTGAAAACGATTCTAAATCATAAAAAACTCTATTTGACTATATTGTTCATTGTCAGTCTGATTAGCCTGCTTATCCTGCTGCCAGCCAGTCTCTATAGCACTGTGATGGACAAAAACTTCATCCAGTATCTAGGAGCTGGTCAGGCAGATGTGTTGGTTGATATTTCTCAGACTGATGATATCAATATCAAGACAGCCCAGCTTCTGAAAGAACTGCAAGCAGACAAGGATATCGCAGAGATTAATCAGTACCAAAGCCAGAATTTCTCCTATCAAGACCAGCAAGGTCAAACCCAGCAGTTGCGGGTAACTCTGGAAAACCATGCAGGATTTCCAGTCAAATACAGCCAAGGCCGCTATCCTAAAAACGAGCATGAAATTGCCCTCTCCAAGCTGCAGGCAGAAGAGCTCAAGCTAAAAGTAGGAGACAGCTTGACCTTGACGGTAGACGGTCAAGCAAGAAAACTAAAAATAGTCGGTATCTACTCAGACCTGACCTACGGTGGCAAGACCGCCAAGGCTGTCTTTGTGACAAAGCAAGCCCAAACGCTCAATAGTCTGACGACCATCCGACTTAAAAATCCTAGCAACAAAGCTAAAAAAATCAACGAGTGGAAGAAACGATATTCCAACTATAAATTAACCGATGTAGAAGACTTTTTCCATCAGACTTTTGATGACACTCTAGCCATGCTCCGCCTGATTCAGACCAGCGTTTTCTGGACAGGACTGGCCATCATCTTCATCCTTATGACTCTCTTTGTCTATATGATTTTCACCAAGGACCAATCCGATTTGGCACTTTATCGGATGCTGGGATTTGGCAGTGAACGACTCAGGAGTCACTACCTGCTAGCTATCTGCTTTATCTTGATGCTGGCTCTGGCAATAGCCAACCTGCTGCTCCTTAGTCTGGGGCAAGAAGTTTGCAGTTTGCTACTCAGCAGCTTCGGTATCAGCAAGCTCCAGCTCATCATCAATAAGTCCTTTACTTTTCTATGGACACCGCTGGCTCTGCTTCTTAGTGGACTCACAGCAGCACACATAAGTCTCCGAGCGCTGAACAATCTAGAAATTGGACGTTATCTCAAGGAACATTGACCTTAAGCAGATAGCTTCCGAGCGCTTAGCATTTATTTTGCATCCGAGGAGAAGACTATGTTATTAGAAGCACATAACCTCAGCAAAAGCTATCAGGAAAATCAGGAGCCCATTCTCCGTGATTTGTCGCTGGAGATTGGAAGCGGCCAATTCATCGCCATCATGGGACCTTCTGGCTGCGGGAAATCCACTCTTCTCAATCTTCTGTCCACTATTGACAAACCTGATCAAGGACAGATTCTTTACGAGGAACAGGACTTGCTGGCTATGAAAGACAAGGACTTGGACCGTCTTCGAAGAGAGGCTTTCGGCTTTGTCTTCCAGCAGGCAACCTTCCTGAAAAATCTCAATATCCTAGACAATATCTGCCTACCGAGTATTATCGGTAAGAAAGGCAGCGAGCGAAAGGCAGCCTATGAGCGAGCCAAGGACTTAATGGCTCTGACCGGGATTAAGGACATTGCTCACCGCACTATCCATCAGGTATCGGGCGGCCAACTCCAGCGAGCCGGCATCTGCCGGGCTCTCATGAACCAGCCTCGAATCATTTTTGCTGACGAACCTACTGGGGCGCTCAACTCTCAAGCCGGCCGTCAGGCTATGGAGCTCATGCAGCACTTCCACCAGCAGGGTGCAAGTATCCTTCTGGTAACCCACGATGCCAGCGTGGCTACCTATGCCGACAAGGTACTGCTCATTTTAGATGGCAAGATCAAAAAAGAAGTTCTCTTTGACCCAGCTGCCCATCAAGATGAGCGACGTCAGCTGCTCTTGGCGGAGCTCAATCAGATTGGCATATGAAAAAAGAAGCCCTTTGGCAGAATGCCGGGGTCTCCTTTTTATGATATAATAGGATGAATACTGACAAACAAGGATGAAACTATGACACCGCAAGAATTTTACCAGCTCTTAGCCCAGCAGGGAATCGAGCTGACCGACCGCCAGAAAGACCAGTTTGAGCGTTATTTTGAACTCTTGGTCGAATGGAATGAAAAAATCAATCTGACAGCTATCACCGAGAAAAATGAAGTCTATCTCAAACATTTCTATGATTCAATTGCACCCGTTTTGCAAGGCCTGATTGATAATCAAGAGCTTAAGCTGCTGGACATCGGAGCTGGTGCCGGCTTTCCTAGCCTCCCTATGAAAATCATCTGTCCTCAGCTGGATGTGACCATCATTGACTCCCTCAACAAACGAATCAATTTCCTCAAACTGCTGGCAGAGGAGCTGGAGCTGGACAAGGTTCACTTCTACCACGGCCGCGCAGAAGACCTTGCTCAGGACAAGGCCTTTCGGGCTCAATTTGACCTGGTCACTGCTCGTGCAGTCGCTCGGATGCAGGTTCTGTCTGAGCTGACTATTCCCTACCTCAAGGTTGGTGGCAAGCTTCTGGCCCTCAAGGCGTCCAATGCCCCCGAGGAACTATATGAAGCCAAAAATGCCCTGAACCTGCTCTTTAGCAAGTTCCAAGACAACCTCAGCTATGCCCTACCAAACGGTGACCCTCGCTTTATCACAGTGGTGGAAAAGAAGAAAGAAACCCCCAATAAATACCCCCGCAAAGCAGGCATGCCAAACAAAAGACCATTATAAAAAGCAAGAGTCTGGGACAAAAGTCCAACCTCAAATATAAAAAGCGAACAAAACTAGTTTTCTGGTAATCAGAATTCTGCTTTGTTCGCTTTTCGTATTTAATTATAGATT
Protein-coding sequences here:
- the rsmG gene encoding 16S rRNA (guanine(527)-N(7))-methyltransferase RsmG; translation: MTPQEFYQLLAQQGIELTDRQKDQFERYFELLVEWNEKINLTAITEKNEVYLKHFYDSIAPVLQGLIDNQELKLLDIGAGAGFPSLPMKIICPQLDVTIIDSLNKRINFLKLLAEELELDKVHFYHGRAEDLAQDKAFRAQFDLVTARAVARMQVLSELTIPYLKVGGKLLALKASNAPEELYEAKNALNLLFSKFQDNLSYALPNGDPRFITVVEKKKETPNKYPRKAGMPNKRPL
- a CDS encoding ABC transporter ATP-binding protein, with the protein product MLLEAHNLSKSYQENQEPILRDLSLEIGSGQFIAIMGPSGCGKSTLLNLLSTIDKPDQGQILYEEQDLLAMKDKDLDRLRREAFGFVFQQATFLKNLNILDNICLPSIIGKKGSERKAAYERAKDLMALTGIKDIAHRTIHQVSGGQLQRAGICRALMNQPRIIFADEPTGALNSQAGRQAMELMQHFHQQGASILLVTHDASVATYADKVLLILDGKIKKEVLFDPAAHQDERRQLLLAELNQIGI